Part of the Lotus japonicus ecotype B-129 chromosome 6, LjGifu_v1.2 genome, tgtcaaagttttgggtacaggggcctatcacttagaagagcttgatggaaggcggctgCCCAGGTCATTCAACGGTTTGAGCCTGTGCTATTATTATAGTTGATCGCGGACGAGAAAGTGAACGAAGTGAATTCGCCAAAGTTGGATATCTTCAATTTTTCTAAAAGTGTCTTCAAaactctccaatgtattgccataacaaaagcgtgctctttttctccgaaaggagttttttaacgaggcgctccatcaataaaataaaacgaaaattcatgaaattcgtgtccaaaaattcgAGGGATTCCCCGACGATCGGAATTTTCGATCGgtataaagaattacggcgatcactaggtgggacaagcttgatccccgaAGGGgcctgctggaaccctgaaggtggcggcgattccacaaatggcctttgacgcctgggaatcaccccccggaaagtctgacgtgatcgccggtcccgtaaacgatgtgttgggtaagtctcgccagaatacgacgaataccgttaactaggcaaaagtcttgggacccccaaatggccattgggacccaagcattgtaagccccgagcgggcaaagccctcaagaatggaggccatttatccctttgtggaaaatgtttaaagtcttggtggagaaataccaagcaacaagccctagttaaaattGATGCAcagaatcgttaggcgtaattcaatcacatgacgcgtgaaaaatagcgcaagatataaggtcggcgaatgaataaggtggaaggcgagtgcttggttactcaggatgttgagtattttgttACTCCGGGGCGTTGGGGCGTttaactatgaaattcattcttaaattttttaaaacaataagAATGCGGCGATTTGCGAAGTGGTGGCCAAAAGATTTACGGCGAAAGCAATCattcaacaaaatttacaaagTGTTCGAAGGCGATATAAAAACAATGGCGAAATGTTGCTTATATATGGAAATGACAGGAAAGTGCATTATAGAGGGCTGTAAAGGCTaagtaaaaactaaaattacattattcattatttctttcttcttcttcttcttcttcttcttcttcttcagttgcggTCCAGAGGTTTTGATCAATCAAAGGAGGATCATCAGGACCAACCAATCCTTCAGCAGTGATTTCTTTCAtcactcccatggcgctaaagtcaagattcgggaacaagtgttgagcctgatccttggcgaggtagaagcccACGTTCGCGACTGTCATAGGCAATGtcggcggcttgttccctcgcctcagtggctttggctttctccaccgacagctcgccctctagCTCTTTGATTCTCGCAAGAAGGGaagtaatctcagcatctttcgtgacAAGGGTTGCTCCATGGGCCTCGTTCaccttcttgatctcttcagaTGTAGCCTGCATCGcctccagatctgccttcaccaaagccaaagactcagcagactttttctcCTACTCCGTCAGCGCCTTCTTTGCTAGCTCCAGTTCAGCACCCAATGTTTCAAGCTCCAACTCCTTGGCAGCCAGCGCCTCACCCTTGGCTGCCAGGTCCTTCTCTACTTGatccttttcttttttacaaGCTTGGAGGCTTGCGTCAAGGCCATCCGCCTCCTCCTTCATCAGCTTCAGATGGTCTTCCAGCTCGCCGATCCTGTTTCCCGCTgcgccaatcaacttgtcggcatGAACCTTCTCCTTCCCTGCCTGCGCCaccagtttgtcgaagcgcttttcccaagcagcggcggcttcttggtgctgagCGCTCTCAGCCTTCAACCGTTCAGCTTCAGTAACTGCGGAGTTGAAGttgtcaaacgcgtgggcgaaGATGCATCCGGCGCGTAGAAGACAGGCAAGGGTCTCCTCCTTAGTCTCGTTAATGCCTCGGCTCaacacttctttttctatgacgtcgCGGTTGAGGCCAGTGAGCAAGAACTCTAAGGGCTCAATAGCATTGGGTAGCATGTTGAAGTGGCTAGAAGAACCACCTCTGTTACCAGGAGCTTGCTCAATTTGGGCTGCCTCGGAAGTAGCGGCGGCACCGGGAGAGGATCTCTCTTCTTGGCGAGGTGGGGGAGACAAGGAACGCTCATCGTTCATGggaggcgggctaggaggtgtgACTTGGCGCGGGGGAGACTTGGggatttctttttctgattCCCTTTCTTTCTCCCCGGCGGCAGCATTGGAGCATGTGGCGGCAGCTGCGGCGCTTATGCCAGCAGTTGATGGCTGGTCATCAGTTGTTGTTGTGGCGCCTATAGTGGCAGATTTGGCGGCGGCATCGGTGGCTGTACCAGCGGCAGCAGAACCCAGGGGCAGGACAGTGATAGGCTCAGTGGCCGCGGAGGCGGAAGCTTCGGCGGTATGGATTTGGCTCGTCGCATCAGTTGGAGGCTTGGAGTTTGCAGTAGCGGCGGTGGAGGCAGCTTTCTTGCCTTTGACCACAGTGGCGGCGGTGGGTTGAGCGCCGGGGTTGGAGGAGCTGGCAGAGGAGCCTTTGACTAATCTCCTCCTCTTGGGGGCCTAAGCgccctcggcttggttctcagcaccgccccgttttttccccTCACCTTCAGTGTTGAACTTCGGGGAAAAGCGGGCCATTTTCCTTTCACGGGCTTTCAagagctcggcgttggtgaagttcatatcttctgcaacaataaacaaaagaagAGAGGGTTAGTAGCAACATAAATGATGAGAAGAGATATGGCGATGGCAAAAATAAATCGACCTAAGTACTTGGGTGTCCTTTAGAGGCGAGCTCCCTCAAGGACTATTGAGCAGTCCAGGATAGGAAGCGGGGCGAGGAGATTCAAAAAAGCTTTGTCATTGAGAGACAAAGATTCTTCCGAAGGGTCGGTaatcccgttgggcttctccgtccaatAAAGGGGGAAAAGGGCAGTCTCGTCCCTAAGGGTGAAAGCCTCGGGGTAGACGAggtgaaccgccacgcggaaATATCGCcgggcgaaggaggacttcgcatTACTCTTATGAGGGTTCAGGCATTTACGGCCGACTCGGGCCTTTAGGGAGATCCACCCTTTATTCTTGATGGACTTagggtcaacatcgtagaggtagaagaagctggtgggagatggggcggtgccaacGACGGCGCACAAGATCTCGAAGCACTGGATGAAGGCCCATGCGTTgggatggagttgacaaggggCCGCATTAATATCGCGAAGAACGGTTTGAATGAAGGGCGAAAAGGGTAGTctgactccaagctcgccaaacatatattcatacgcaaagaagaagtgggatctctttacgtcacCATTGaccttatgaagccaggggcggtccccATCACTGCAGGGCCAAATCCTAAGTTTGGCGTTAAATTCGGCATCATCAGATAAACCACCAAGGTTGCTCACGAATTCCACGATAAGATCACTATCCTGGAAAACggagggttggtctatagcttcgTGGGTGGTTGCTCTTTGGACGGGAAGGGGTAAAGTCGCGAAAGTTTTTAGTCGGTAAGaagggatctccgggacctctaaggGGAGGTCGCCGACTGCGGTAGAGTCGGGGTCGCTCCCAGAGGAGGAAGATgtgtgattaggggagttagggtttgaagccatctttGGCAATGCAatgagaaaaaggaaaaagacgAGTAGAGATAAGGAAACAGGGACTCACCGGGCAAGGATGTGAAGAgggggtagcggaaagggtgaaaaGCGACGGCACCAGAACGGAAGTTGGCAGAGGGagcttggtaagcgattagggaagtgaagagaggtctcggaaagggatgattgtagggaagaagggtttttataggaaaaggggggaagctggaagggtgacgcgtgttggacgcgtgtggaaggttggaagtcatgatggttctTGGGAAGTGGGTcgcgtgtaatggggagttactgcgcatgatgggacagttatgaaaagtgaaatgACGGTTCCGGATAAGGAGGGAAACTGATGTAACTGacgcatcacgtggggcagttaggGGTTTGAAAGGTTTTTGCAATAGgagaaagcgcgaaaggcctcgccaccataaagaccaaacgccatcgcctgacaagTAATACCAGCAATAAAGTTTAGTCACTCGCCAGGGACATTGCTAGTCAACACTTGGATGATCAGTACATGATCAATGCTTGCCACCTTtctcgccggcgaacgatcgctCACCTACTCCAACTAATCGCCAGTACGGAGCgatcgctctcgccgcttgtggacttgtggacttgccggctTGGGTCGCTCGCCAAGACCAAGGGACTGGGCGACTAAAAATGCTTGTTTCCTTTTGCTTACAccatgttggcgacgtagttttttttttcctttcctctTAAGACATGTTGGCGGCTTAGGTTCCAGCGTACTATGGGATgcatgtaaaggcatttaaaagacacacttagctctcatacttcgagcttggtgtcttgtggactagtggactgggcgagcccctggaggggcaacgcccagtgtgTAGCCCGCCCAGAGGCGAAGGCCTGGCCCCAAGTTGGGCCTCAGCCTCGGAGGCCAAATTGGctcaataggtagtgcccaagctctataaataggaggtagttaccaattgtaaaggacttttggctcatttgatgaaataacacacggaattcagcattctctctctcattctcattctctcaagcacactcttccactctctagggACTATCCctatcctcaatgttcattcccggAACAGAGCCAAAATTAATGAATAAATGATAGCACTTAGGGGTGCTAAAAACCCATGTACAAGAAGTCCAGAGCCAGAAACtaaagagagaaaggagaagaaacaaaaacagaaaaaaaaaagataggaaAAATAGAACCAACTATAGAGGTGGGCAGCCAGCATAAAGTGGTCAAAATCAGTCAGCAATGAGACAAGAAATTGTGCAGCCAACGTTATTCAGCTACCAATGTTTGAAACAAAAGTCCCTGGTCGGTTCCAAGAGCCCCAGAAGAGACATCAACAAAAGATACAGTTCTGTATCTGTGGAGAACACCAAGAGAAGGAATAAACCCAACAAACCGATCAAAAATTGGTAGATCCCACCCTCAGACATATAGAAGGATTCCAAAACCATTCATAAGTTGAACATGTAAAATCCTTCCTTTTCACCTTGGGCCATTTTTAGGACCTGAATTGAATTATATCCATAATCTTATCAACACAAGCTGAGCCTGAATTGAACACAATGTCATTTCTAAGTATCCAAATGGACCAAACAACTGCAGCCCATATAACCCACCATCCATTGCATGAGTGTGAGGCGAGGATGTTCCCGTGCTGAAGAAAATGCAAATTTGCATCTGAATGTTGGACAGTCACAATTCCCAACCACTTGAATGTTCTCGACCACACCTCCCACGCAAATTTGCAAGAGAACGAGAGGTGGGACAAGCTTTCCTCTTGGTTATGGCAAAACACACAATTGCTTTGTTGACCGGGTTGAATGATGCCTCGTTTCTTCAGATTTTCTTTCGTTTGTATTCTGTCAAGTAATACCCGCCAAGAGAAGGCTAAGATATTCGAGGGAGCTGCAATTTTCCAGAGAATTTTAAATGCAGAACTATCAGCAAGTGGGACTGATCCAAGATGAGAATCATATGCTGATTTCACTGTAAACATGCCATCAGGGGAAGCTTCCTAAACCCAATGGTCCTCGGCTCCAAAGGAAAGCTGAATTGAACCCAGGTCTCGCAGCAGGTCCTCCAGTAAGAGAGATTCCCAAGTGAACAGAGTTCTTCTCCAGCTTAGAGTCCAAATCCATCTCCCTTCCACCCAATTTCCCATGTCTGAGATCGGGCATTGTTGTAAGAGAGAAATATCGAAAGTCTCCTGTATTTCTGTTTCAAGGTCCTCTCTTCCCTCAGCCACCTCTCTTCCCAAAACAATGTATTCCGACCATCCCCTATTCTTTTACAAACTAGATTTTCAAACCACTCCTCTGTCCCCCACACGAAACTCCTAGGTCCCTCCACCACCAAGAGCCCCTATCTAAACACCTCTCCTATCTCACCCGATTGAAAGCGTTATATTTTGCATTCAATACTCTACCCCACAAGCTATCTCTCTCCCTTAAGAGTCTCCATCTCCATTTAGCTAACAAGGATTTATTGAACACCTCTAGGTCTTTTACTCCTAAACCTCCTTCATCTTTCGGTCGACACACTCACTCCCATTTTACCCATGCTACTTTCCTCACTCCCTCTTCATTTCCCCATAGAAATTGTTTTTGGAGCTTTTTGCAAAGGTAAGCAACCCCTTTCGGCATCTTATAGAAAGATAAGAGAAAGAGGGGCATAGAAGATAATACACTTTTAATCAAACATAATTTACCTCCAAAGGAGAGTGTCTTACTCTTCCAAGAAGCGAGGCGCTTTTTGAGCTTTGAAAGGAGTGGTTCCCAAGTTGCAATCCTCCTCGGGTTTGCGCCAATCGGAATCCCCAAATATGTGAAAGGTATCACCATGGTACTACAATTGTGAATTGTTGCAAATCTATGAAGTTCTGTCATGTTCAAAGACACCCCGCCTAGCTTACTCTTGAAGATATTTACCTTTAATCCCGACATGAGTTCAAAGCATCTTAACATACTCTTCATGACAAGCACATTTTGGGTAGAGGGTTCCCCCATGAAGAGAGTGTTGTCAGCAAATTGGAGGAGTGAAACATCCACCCCTTCACTTCCTATCTTAAAGCCATTGAAAAAGTTTCTTCGAATCGCTTGTCTCATCATGCCATTTAGACCTTCCGCCACCATCAAGAAAAGAAACGGGGCCAAGAGATCCCCTTGTCTCAAGCCTCTCTGCATAGGAAATTCCTCTGTTGGACTACCATTAACCAAGACCGAAATTGTCGCTGATTGTAAGCAACCCCGGATCCACCCTATCCATTTATCACAAAATCCTAGCTGATGCAACATGTATAGCAAAaagttccaattcactgaatcgtaGGATTTTTCGTAGTCGACCTTGAAGACCAAGCAAGCCTTCTTTTTCGATTTCGCCTCATCAATGACTTCATTTTGCAACTAGTacacttgaaggtatgaaaaacggtagaaaggggggtttgaataacgttttcagaacaaaacttccaccttaaagattttgacaaatctttcgagaactaaattgctagagataagagatagagaagcacacaaggattttatcctggttcacttgataaatcactcaagctactccagtccacccgttaaggtgatttcttccttcttagaatgaaggcaatccactaatcaggtaagagttacaactgcacttgaaacctacaagtgactaacaattacactgacttaactcacactaagattcactctcttagtcttctctaggatccgatcaaccttgatctcctaaaggaatcaccactaagattcactctcttagtcttctctaggatccgatcaaccttgatctcctaaaggaactaaacaaactgtttatcaatgaaatgtttacaagagatttgcttctaaaaagctaatagtaaacacaatgaatttcagatgaaagaaagcttagaatattttgaatatgtcttgcgcgtgtgtattgcttcttagtttttttctcgccgcttctttcaatcttcagcctctatatatactccaaggattagggttgagcgttgcatgggaaatgctaccgttggagggcagttctggaaaatccagcttctgctgtggctgagaacgtttggtaggtcgtcaggaaggtacacttgcttttgtacttggatagcgacttgaccttttaacctaggagacttctgatcaggggaatacttcatattggaacttgtgaagccggttgatcagagtcagagggaaagcacagatcctctgaccattgtatcttctgattctgaactcagagggaagaacatggccttcagagtttcttgcttctggacttcagagtttccactattcagcttctggatcttcagagtcttctacaccatcagaacatctgaaccttcagtgtttcttggttatccgaacttctggatcttcagagcttctagcgactgagtccacatcagagtttgtatagcttcagaacttctgaagcttttccactgttcatactgaacatggtgaatgcgaaagcgttgcttgggttaccctttatacacagtgcttctgatttgtgtgagattgagttgaggtcagagcctgtaaatagcacactcagaaaaacacgttagagtaccacaattgttcatatcaaaaggttaacttgtaatcatcaaaacatagagttgtactactagatcaaaacttgatcttacaacattATCCAACAGTTGTCTACCTTCGATGAATGCATATTGACTTTCATCTATGATTTGCTTCTTGACATGGCGAAGTCTATTGGCTAGGATTTTCGCCACAATTTTGTACATGCAACCGATTTTCTACGATGAAGTGCTCTCCTCATTGTGTTGGAAATTTAGTTGTGGATCATTCATTTCGTTTTTTGTGTAAGACAGATATTTTGCTTTGGAGGTAATCCTGTTTAAGTCGGAAACATCAATATCATGGTGGGTGAATTCTTTCAACATGATTTTTTTCCATCTACAAAACTCAAACTCAATACATTACTTAAAGGTAATCAATaagcatgtaccacttgaaccaaccacGTGCTCATTTTGTTTGATTTCTTGTGCAATTTATTCTGGTTTTTTCAAGATGGTTGGTTCTATTTGTCAATTTGGCTGGGATTGCTGTTTAGAATGGACAAAATTAAGCACTGAAAAAATTCAAACACTTAAGGGCAGTAACAAAATCGGGCCACCTAGCCCAAACATAGCAAGAGACCAACATGACAATTTCTCAAGCCTTGTGGGCAAGGCTTGCCTCAAAGGTTCAAGAGTTGATACAATGTCCCCATGATGCAGGCCCAAACGAAAGTGGATTTAAAATGAAGTCAAGGCGTGAACGAATCATAACTCCATTATTATTATAATGTCCATTGCTTATGCTTAATTACGGTATGTTCTCATGCTCCTTTTGATTCTCAAAATATTTCTTTGTCTTAAAAAAAACCGCTCAATACTTTCAACAATCCACAAAATTTAAACAAGACAATATTCATCATAAGCACAACATGCCACATGATTTATATATTATACGAGCtagaaaaaaaaaggacaaaCAATATTGATCTTCACTTAGCATCATCATTATTGTTGCATATGTTTATTGAtcgagatatatatatatatatatatatatatatatatatatatatatatatatatatattttgaaatctTGAAGAAAGAAGAGGCATCTATTATATATAGAGGAAAAAAGAAGAGTATAGAAATTAACCAATTAAGTCACTAGAAATGTTAAGGAAGAAAATCTTGCATATGTTCTCCAAACGGTGAATCCTCAGAAACATCACTGTCAATTAGAAACTCCGAAAATGGTGAATGAATCTTATCCATAGTATATTTAATATGCTGTAAAATAGAAATTATGGTACATGTAGCATATGCATGCCTTTTTTGACGGTTGAAAGAAACAATTGCAGGAAGGTATTTAAATACTTTACAATAGTACATAATATTTCTCTTTGAGGTAGCTAATCGGTTTCTCTAACAGGTCAAAACTCAGATATGAATATGATAAAttgtttcttcattttcttttaatatgttccattttttattttttttaatcatcaAATAAGTCTACGTAAATAAGTCTATGTGTTTGTTAGAgaatttgattttagtctcttcccggaaaaaaatttgttcccgATATATACCGACGATTATATCCAGATTGGTTTTGATCATCGTCGGAGGGCGAAAATCCGACAAGGCTATTGAGTGGAAGGCAATTGCATGCATTGATGACGTGACTTTATACACATCGTtttcattaaattttatttccacatatataatatttattaattaaattaaaattattaattaaaaattacattaatcattaatttataattaattaagctaacttaattattaaattaactAAATAAACATAATCTACATCcttttcatctttatcttcaccTTCATTAACCCCTTAACTGACAAAACCTATaacataaaatcatgaaaaacccagaaaaatcatGAATACCCCATATATGCAGCATAAAAACTTTATCGATGCTGCATAATCACCATAGCCATGTATAGACATTTTGAGGTCTAAAGGAAAAATGTAAAGTGACTTTTTTTACAAGAATCTTTAAGAATCTTAATATATCATatacattttcaattttttatattaatcttctagTTTTTTAAGTTGGGAAATCATTTTTgagttttataaaataattaagaaattcTAGCATTTCGCTCTCAAAAGATAAAATAGTAACTCATTCAATCTATCTTGTAACATTGTTAGCCTTACACATGttttaaacaatttttattaattctAAAAAACTTCTTTAATTTTTAGCAGTAGCTACCGTTCCATAGATTCTCAATAAAATTCTAtaagcaatatatatatatatatatatatttatttatatttggaTAAGAGTCTAAAGTtctaatattaatttaatactTCTATCGAAGTATATTGCCCAACGGATGAGTTGAAATCGTAGGGTTTCTTATATGGTGGTGGAGTTTAAACAATTATTATTGTAATCTTTCCGCCCTTTTACCTTCCATGcactttatttatttgtttcgAACTATTATAAGAAGAAATAGCAGTACAATCAAAATTGTCCATAGAAGGACCAGAACGGAACAGTCCTATTACATCCCTcatgggaattgttattcagacccccccccCACAGCTATTCAGACCGAAGGAATTTTCTGAAACCCTAAATTACCCCTTTCGAACGCCCCTTTAAATTGCGTGATGGTCGCAGTTTGAACCTCATTTTCCAAGTGCGACACGAACGCATACTGAGAGTGCGTTGGTGACGCATTTTGAGAGTGCGTTAAAAACGCATCCGCCATTGACCATGAGTCAACAACTGGTAAAACTCATTAAATGAGTCATTAAGTGCGTCGTTACTACCTGCACGCCTTTTACAGGTTACCTCGTCACGCATTTTACGTGCTTCTTCTATCTTTCATAGGGCGGCGGCTTCACGCTCCTTACGTACCGATGTCGTGGGGGGGGGGGAATCTCCTTTCGTTGGCCGGGGGCAAATTCAAATTATTTGTTCTTGTCATATCTGAACCAACATTGGAAACATAAGActcaaaacataaaaaaaacataaagacATTGAAGCTTTGACAGATAAGGGTCTATGACGCACTCTCAGGGTGCGTCTGTGTCGCACCTTCAAGGTGTGTATCAAGCGCACCCTTAAGGTGCGTGCATTCTGAACACGCACCTTCACGCTGCGACACAAACGCAACTACAAAGTGCGATCAAAACCATAACATAATGGGTCGGGTCGCGTAACGAACCTGGGTTTCGGGTAGAATGTTGGGTGGTTGGCAGCAGAAGGTGACGATGGGGGTGGCGGCGACTTCACTCGGTTGCGGTGTCGTTCCCATCTTTCATTTGCCAAAGCATCGGCCACAAAATTGACTTCTCTAAACTTTCCCACAATGGAAGACATGACAAAGAAAGTCAACGTACATGATTCAAATAATTAATCAGCTTTCATGGCATGTTGTTTACATTGTTTGAAAGCTAAATCCGAGATATTTTATGCTTTCATGGTTTATATATTTTACGAGATGGTAACATCTTTTTGCTGTGGAGGGCA contains:
- the LOC130725526 gene encoding uncharacterized protein LOC130725526 translates to MPDLRHGKLGGREMDLDSKLEKNSVHLGISLTGGPAARPGFNSAFLWSRGPLAPSNILAFSWRVLLDRIQTKENLKKRGIIQPGQQSNCVFCHNQEESLSHLSFSCKFAWEVWSRTFKWLGIVTVQHSDANLHFLQHGNILASHSCNGWWVIWAAVVWSIWILRNDIVFNSGSACVDKIMDIIQFRYRTVSFVDVSSGALGTDQGLLFQTLVAE